A single genomic interval of uncultured Pseudodesulfovibrio sp. harbors:
- a CDS encoding flagellar biosynthesis protein FlhF: MQMKTFRAATSTAAFEKIKAELGDDAVILSNKTISENGSKCCEIVAAIDSAPAAPKRQSKESIVEDALENTVGWQREWSQIKGQIMALMKPQIDLNALSPKQKIAMEYLEREDADETVMTRIFCDLREDKNKSVLPVLESLVNVKAFKAQNWSGTFHAFAGPGGAGKTSSLVRLALKEKKRNPKARICLATADGGRGKGRIVLKHYAELSGLAFREIITRDDFLLLQKEADQFDMILIDLPGLPGKATLEEWSALYGLSTCEDLSIHLVLNPYYSTKQFERFIEKYKSEQLASVIWTKLDEACTFGAILNMAFVSGLPVSALSYGSGLKNSIAPATTEMIWRLLFMRKLPGGDIQP, from the coding sequence ATGCAGATGAAAACGTTTCGAGCCGCCACATCCACCGCGGCATTTGAAAAGATCAAGGCAGAACTCGGCGACGATGCTGTCATCCTGTCCAACAAAACCATCAGTGAAAACGGTTCGAAATGCTGCGAAATAGTTGCAGCCATAGACTCCGCACCAGCGGCCCCGAAAAGACAGTCCAAGGAATCCATCGTGGAGGATGCCCTTGAAAACACTGTGGGATGGCAACGGGAGTGGAGCCAGATCAAGGGACAGATCATGGCGCTCATGAAGCCTCAAATCGATCTGAATGCACTCTCCCCCAAACAAAAAATTGCAATGGAATATCTGGAACGCGAGGATGCAGATGAGACCGTAATGACCCGCATCTTCTGTGACCTGCGCGAAGACAAAAACAAATCAGTCCTTCCAGTGCTTGAGTCCTTGGTAAACGTAAAGGCCTTCAAGGCACAGAACTGGTCAGGCACATTCCACGCCTTTGCAGGTCCGGGCGGTGCTGGAAAGACATCAAGCCTTGTCCGTCTCGCACTCAAGGAAAAAAAGAGAAATCCCAAAGCGCGCATATGCCTCGCCACGGCAGATGGTGGCCGCGGAAAAGGCCGCATTGTCCTCAAGCACTACGCAGAACTCTCCGGCCTCGCTTTCCGGGAAATCATCACACGGGACGACTTCCTCCTTCTGCAAAAAGAGGCTGATCAGTTTGACATGATCCTCATCGACCTGCCGGGACTTCCCGGCAAGGCAACACTGGAGGAATGGTCCGCCCTGTATGGATTGTCAACGTGTGAAGATTTGTCAATTCACCTCGTTCTCAACCCGTATTACAGCACAAAACAGTTTGAAAGATTCATCGAAAAATATAAAAGTGAACAACTTGCAAGCGTTATCTGGACGAAACTCGATGAAGCCTGTACATTTGGTGCAATATTGAACATGGCGTTCGTCAGCGGGCTACCGGTTTCCGCCCTTTCGTACGGTTCCGGTCTCAAAAACAGCATCGCACCGGCCACGACGGAAATGATCTGGAGGCTTCTGTTCATGCGTAAGTTGCCCGGTGGCGACATTCAACCTTAA
- the prmC gene encoding peptide chain release factor N(5)-glutamine methyltransferase, whose product MPPSVIELLSECESHLQGVDSPRLSAELLVAEVLGCSRLSLVLDRERMVTPDEAVQIKAYVTRRAAGEPIAYILGRKEFYGIDFTVTSDVLIPRPETEHIVEEVERCFEQGSAFRFADLGTGSGILAVTIAKLFSQASGVAVDMSPAALAVAASNAKAHDVSERLDFIRADFTQPIFDESEFDMIVSNPPYVTENEYEIASHEVRDFEPVEALVSGVDGLDHIRAMLPHVFSALKPGGIFMIEIGCGQGEAIKKITSGECSGFEDVTVIKDLAGLDRVVFLRKA is encoded by the coding sequence ATGCCCCCTAGTGTCATAGAATTGCTTTCGGAGTGTGAATCCCACCTTCAGGGTGTGGATTCACCCCGGCTCAGCGCCGAATTGCTTGTGGCAGAGGTCTTGGGATGTTCCCGTCTGTCATTGGTTCTGGATCGAGAACGCATGGTGACCCCAGATGAAGCCGTTCAGATCAAGGCTTATGTTACTCGTCGCGCTGCTGGCGAGCCGATTGCATACATTCTCGGGCGTAAGGAATTTTACGGAATCGACTTTACCGTTACTTCGGACGTCCTGATACCTCGTCCGGAAACAGAACATATTGTTGAGGAAGTCGAGCGCTGTTTCGAGCAGGGCTCGGCTTTTCGTTTTGCCGATTTGGGAACGGGGTCCGGCATTTTGGCCGTTACCATAGCAAAACTGTTTTCTCAGGCTTCCGGAGTAGCCGTTGACATGAGTCCGGCGGCACTTGCTGTTGCTGCTTCCAATGCCAAAGCTCATGACGTGTCTGAACGGTTGGATTTCATCCGAGCAGATTTTACCCAGCCGATATTTGATGAGTCAGAGTTTGATATGATTGTCTCAAATCCTCCATATGTCACTGAAAATGAATATGAAATTGCCAGCCACGAGGTTCGTGATTTTGAGCCGGTAGAGGCCTTGGTGAGTGGAGTGGATGGGCTTGACCATATCAGGGCCATGCTCCCGCATGTTTTTAGTGCTCTCAAGCCCGGTGGTATTTTCATGATCGAAATCGGATGCGGGCAAGGTGAAGCCATAAAAAAAATAACGTCCGGCGAGTGTTCAGGATTTGAGGATGTTACTGTTATTAAGGACCTTGCCGGACTTGATCGTGTGGTTTTTTTGAGAAAAGCCTAA
- the prfA gene encoding peptide chain release factor 1, whose product MFGKLEEIEVKYEELEQELAQPDIFNDQERYKKVSKAHSDLGAIVKVFREYKKSSQELEDNREMLADSDPDIQEMAKMEIEDIESRLPGLEEQLKILLLPKDPMDEKNIILEIRAGTGGDEAALFAADLFRMYSRYAENNKWKIEEMSSNTTGSGGLKEIIASISGEMVYSKLKFESGTHRVQRVPATESQGRIHTSAVTVAIMAEAEEVDVDIRNEDLRVDVFRASGPGGQSVNTTDSAIRITHVPTGLIVICQDEKSQHKNKAKAMKVLRSRLLQLEQEKAKAEEDATRRSQVGSGDRSERIRTYNFPQGRVTDHRINLTLHKLPQVMEGELEDLTDALISHYQAEAMKRQGD is encoded by the coding sequence ATGTTTGGCAAGCTTGAAGAAATTGAAGTCAAATATGAAGAACTGGAGCAGGAGCTTGCTCAGCCTGACATTTTCAATGATCAGGAGCGGTACAAGAAAGTCTCTAAGGCTCACTCTGATCTTGGCGCAATAGTCAAAGTTTTTCGAGAATATAAGAAGAGCTCACAGGAACTTGAAGACAATCGCGAGATGCTCGCCGATTCCGATCCCGATATTCAAGAAATGGCAAAGATGGAAATCGAAGACATCGAAAGCCGACTTCCCGGACTTGAGGAGCAGTTGAAGATACTCCTGCTTCCCAAGGATCCCATGGATGAAAAGAACATCATTCTTGAAATTCGGGCAGGGACAGGTGGCGATGAAGCCGCGCTGTTTGCCGCTGATCTGTTCCGTATGTATTCCCGCTACGCGGAGAACAACAAATGGAAGATCGAGGAAATGAGTTCCAACACCACCGGCTCCGGCGGACTCAAGGAAATCATTGCGTCCATTTCCGGTGAGATGGTCTACAGCAAGCTTAAATTCGAATCTGGTACCCATCGAGTGCAGCGCGTTCCGGCTACCGAGTCGCAGGGACGTATTCACACTTCTGCGGTCACTGTCGCCATTATGGCCGAGGCCGAAGAAGTTGATGTTGATATCAGGAATGAAGATCTCCGTGTTGACGTCTTCCGTGCCTCCGGTCCCGGCGGGCAGTCTGTTAATACCACAGACTCAGCCATTCGTATCACTCACGTTCCGACCGGTTTGATTGTCATCTGTCAGGATGAAAAATCGCAGCACAAGAATAAGGCAAAAGCCATGAAGGTCTTGCGTTCCCGTCTGCTTCAGCTTGAACAGGAAAAGGCCAAGGCCGAGGAAGATGCCACGCGTCGCAGCCAAGTCGGTTCCGGTGATCGTTCCGAGCGTATCCGTACGTACAATTTCCCGCAGGGGCGTGTGACGGACCATCGCATTAATCTGACGCTTCACAAGTTGCCGCAGGTTATGGAAGGCGAGCTTGAGGATCTGACTGATGCCCTTATCAGCCATTATCAGGCGGAAGCCATGAAGCGACAGGGCGATTAG
- a CDS encoding DUF1385 domain-containing protein, which produces MNLRWLFALAAPQAVGGQAVIEGVMMRAKDNLAIAIRKSDGEIVTEVRPWFSLLRYSWLKKPFLRGFPILMETMVNGIKALNFSAVQAAEDDDEDGGELTTWHLVLTMILALGAALGLFVVLPHFASVLMEQLGWAGDVDSLSFHIWDGAIKMTVFIGYILAISYIPDIRRVFQYHGAEHKVIWTWEDGKELKPAATHVYSRLHPRCGTAFLLFVLAISILLYTVLVPFLLHFYSPENFVFKHLYIVGLKLFLMIPVSCVAYEMIKFSGKYSKHVVCKLMCWPGLMMQLLTTKEPDDSQIEVAIAALQCAVNAEEC; this is translated from the coding sequence TTGAATTTGCGATGGTTGTTTGCTTTGGCTGCACCCCAGGCCGTTGGCGGTCAGGCGGTGATTGAAGGCGTGATGATGCGCGCCAAGGATAATCTTGCCATTGCCATTCGTAAATCTGATGGCGAAATCGTGACCGAGGTCAGGCCTTGGTTTTCGCTTCTCCGTTACTCGTGGCTGAAAAAACCGTTTCTTCGTGGGTTCCCTATTCTCATGGAAACCATGGTCAACGGCATAAAAGCACTCAATTTTTCCGCAGTACAGGCAGCCGAGGACGATGATGAGGATGGCGGGGAGCTGACAACCTGGCATCTTGTCTTGACCATGATTCTCGCGCTGGGGGCCGCTCTTGGCCTTTTTGTCGTTTTGCCGCACTTTGCATCTGTTTTGATGGAACAACTCGGATGGGCCGGGGACGTTGATTCTCTGAGCTTTCATATCTGGGACGGCGCTATCAAGATGACCGTGTTCATCGGATACATTCTGGCAATCTCGTACATTCCCGACATCCGTCGGGTTTTTCAGTATCATGGGGCCGAGCACAAGGTTATCTGGACTTGGGAAGATGGGAAGGAGCTGAAACCGGCTGCGACTCATGTTTACAGCCGTTTGCATCCTCGTTGCGGCACTGCTTTTCTATTGTTCGTGCTTGCCATTTCCATTCTTTTGTACACCGTTCTTGTTCCATTTCTGTTGCATTTCTATTCGCCTGAAAACTTTGTTTTCAAGCATCTCTATATTGTTGGTTTAAAATTGTTTCTCATGATTCCGGTAAGTTGTGTTGCTTATGAAATGATCAAATTTTCAGGCAAATACAGCAAGCATGTCGTGTGCAAGCTGATGTGCTGGCCTGGGTTGATGATGCAACTGCTCACCACCAAGGAACCGGATGACAGTCAGATTGAAGTAGCCATTGCAGCTTTGCAGTGTGCCGTTAACGCCGAGGAGTGCTGA
- the flhA gene encoding flagellar biosynthesis protein FlhA gives MSQSASKSAIPEINYERFAKQGDILLASGVVVILFVMLIPLPTFFIDFMLTVSISLGLVVLITSMFMTSPLEFSIFPSLLLITTLLRLALNVATTRAILLHGDEGTSAAGSVIQSFGEFVVGGNYVIGIVIFMILYILNKTVIVSGTTRIAEVAARFTLDAMPGKQMAVEADLNAGLIDEKEATRQREHMRREADFYGAMDGAGKFVSGDVKAGLMITGINIVGGFLIGIIQKDMQWMDAAQTYTLLTIGDGLVATIPSLIISTSAGLIVSRAAAEAKMGEEFIGQLSYHHRALKLVSIILLIFAIVPGMPTIPFITLAAITFGISYISAKQQEELGGGVNDEDADAPDAGTLDTPEEVQALLPLDQLELEVGYGLIPLVDEEQNGNLLSRIRSIRRQFALDMGVVIPSLHLRDNLQLKPGEYRVVIKGNPVAQAELLIDHFLAMDPGDAKHRIEGVETVEPAFNLPAVWIPEAQKEEAMLAGYTVVDPSTVIATHLTEVFRRNLKEFLGRQETQELLDNLAKRAPKAVESLVPAVLSVGGVQKVLQSLVEENVSIRDLLTIVETLADYATATQDPGQLTEYVRAKMGRTIVKPYMGEDGVLPIITLSPQIDEILSQAMRPAEQGGFLALEPGTAQQIIQAVNRSTEDAMVADGQPILLVSPQIRSQFAQLLTRFIPTLPVISQAEIPADVKIQSAANVEL, from the coding sequence ATGTCTCAATCCGCCAGCAAGTCAGCTATTCCAGAAATAAATTACGAAAGATTTGCCAAACAAGGCGATATTCTGCTCGCCAGTGGCGTGGTTGTCATTCTCTTCGTGATGCTGATTCCACTCCCCACTTTTTTTATCGACTTCATGCTGACCGTAAGCATTTCCCTCGGATTGGTCGTTCTTATCACCTCCATGTTCATGACCTCCCCACTGGAATTCTCGATTTTTCCCTCTCTGCTGTTGATCACCACCCTCCTTCGACTTGCACTCAACGTGGCGACAACCCGTGCCATCCTTCTGCACGGCGATGAAGGAACGAGCGCTGCAGGATCAGTCATTCAAAGTTTTGGCGAATTCGTTGTCGGTGGTAACTATGTCATCGGTATAGTTATTTTCATGATTCTGTATATCCTGAATAAAACTGTTATTGTTTCTGGTACAACCCGTATTGCAGAAGTCGCCGCCCGTTTTACTCTCGACGCCATGCCCGGTAAACAGATGGCAGTGGAAGCAGACTTGAACGCAGGCCTGATTGATGAAAAGGAAGCGACGAGGCAGCGTGAACACATGCGCCGTGAAGCAGACTTCTACGGTGCCATGGACGGTGCAGGAAAATTTGTTTCCGGTGACGTCAAAGCTGGCCTCATGATTACCGGCATCAATATTGTCGGTGGTTTCCTTATCGGCATCATTCAGAAAGACATGCAATGGATGGACGCAGCCCAGACCTACACGCTTCTGACAATCGGCGACGGCCTCGTCGCCACCATTCCATCTCTCATTATTTCGACCTCTGCCGGTCTCATCGTATCGCGTGCAGCGGCCGAAGCCAAAATGGGTGAAGAATTCATCGGTCAATTGTCCTACCACCACAGGGCTCTTAAATTGGTCTCAATCATCCTGCTCATATTCGCAATCGTTCCCGGTATGCCGACAATTCCCTTTATCACACTCGCAGCAATCACTTTTGGCATCAGCTACATATCTGCCAAACAGCAAGAAGAACTCGGTGGCGGAGTGAACGATGAAGACGCAGATGCCCCGGATGCTGGCACACTCGATACCCCGGAAGAAGTACAGGCCCTCCTGCCTTTGGATCAGCTGGAACTGGAAGTCGGCTACGGCCTTATCCCGCTGGTAGACGAAGAGCAGAACGGCAACCTGCTTTCAAGAATTCGCTCGATACGTCGCCAGTTCGCGCTGGACATGGGTGTTGTCATCCCGTCCCTGCACCTGCGTGACAATCTCCAGCTCAAACCGGGCGAATACCGCGTTGTCATCAAAGGCAACCCGGTCGCACAGGCCGAACTGCTTATCGACCACTTTCTCGCCATGGATCCGGGCGATGCAAAACATCGCATCGAAGGCGTGGAAACCGTGGAGCCCGCATTCAATCTTCCGGCAGTCTGGATTCCGGAAGCCCAGAAAGAAGAAGCCATGCTGGCAGGCTACACTGTTGTCGATCCGTCAACGGTTATCGCCACTCATCTTACCGAAGTATTCCGCCGCAACCTGAAGGAATTCCTCGGACGACAGGAAACACAGGAACTGCTCGACAATCTGGCAAAACGCGCACCCAAGGCCGTTGAAAGCCTCGTTCCCGCAGTGCTGAGTGTCGGGGGCGTTCAGAAGGTCCTGCAATCGCTGGTCGAAGAAAACGTCTCTATCCGTGACTTGTTGACCATCGTCGAAACTTTGGCAGACTATGCAACAGCGACACAGGACCCCGGACAGCTGACTGAATATGTCCGGGCCAAAATGGGCCGCACCATCGTAAAGCCCTACATGGGCGAAGACGGCGTGTTGCCGATCATCACGCTAAGTCCTCAGATCGACGAAATCCTGAGTCAGGCAATGCGTCCGGCAGAGCAAGGTGGTTTTCTTGCTCTTGAACCGGGCACGGCACAACAGATCATTCAAGCGGTCAACCGATCGACCGAAGATGCCATGGTTGCGGATGGGCAGCCCATTCTTCTGGTCAGCCCGCAGATCCGGAGTCAGTTTGCCCAGCTCCTGACCCGCTTCATCCCGACCCTGCCGGTCATATCGCAGGCTGAAATTCCCGCAGACGTGAAAATTCAATCCGCAGCAAACGTGGAACTCTAG
- a CDS encoding chemotaxis response regulator CheY gives MGYDTNMRVLVVDDFSTMRKIIKNILRQLGFTNIVEADDGSTAWEVLNKDNIDFIVSDWNMPTMSGIELLRKVRGSEEYADIPFLMVTAEAQQENIIEAVQAKVSNYIVKPFTPETLGQKIDKIFA, from the coding sequence ATGGGTTACGACACTAATATGCGTGTGCTTGTTGTTGATGACTTTTCCACCATGCGTAAAATCATCAAAAATATTCTTCGCCAGCTCGGCTTCACCAACATTGTCGAAGCTGACGACGGTTCTACCGCTTGGGAAGTGCTGAACAAAGACAACATCGACTTCATTGTTTCCGACTGGAACATGCCCACCATGTCCGGAATCGAACTGCTCCGCAAAGTTCGCGGCAGTGAAGAATACGCTGACATCCCGTTTCTGATGGTTACTGCTGAAGCACAGCAGGAAAACATCATTGAAGCGGTGCAGGCCAAAGTTTCCAACTACATTGTCAAGCCGTTCACCCCTGAAACCCTGGGCCAGAAGATCGACAAAATCTTCGCCTAA
- a CDS encoding MinD/ParA family protein translates to MSSKLPLVLSVTSGKGGVGKTNMSVNLAYSLSMAGKKVVLLDADLGLANVDVILGLTPEHNLFHLFHEDMTLDKILYETPYGFRILPASSGISDMVSLDRGQKLDLLDAMDTLEDDVDYLIVDTGAGINDNVLYFNLAVQERLLVITPEPTSLTDAYALIKVLKLQHGVEHFRVLVNMVKDRKSAKDVYIKLLNACDHFLDGISLDLVGFIPFDPNVRNSVIAQTPFCHKFPKTPASTAVRQTAQKINAWQVTNNTDGNIKFFWKKLLFQEQSVA, encoded by the coding sequence ATGAGTTCCAAATTACCTCTGGTTCTATCCGTAACGTCCGGCAAGGGCGGAGTAGGAAAAACCAACATGTCCGTCAATCTGGCCTACTCCTTGAGCATGGCCGGGAAAAAGGTTGTTCTGCTCGACGCAGACCTCGGCCTCGCCAATGTCGATGTCATTCTCGGCCTGACGCCTGAGCACAACCTCTTTCACCTCTTTCATGAGGACATGACTCTCGACAAAATTCTGTATGAAACTCCATACGGATTCAGAATCCTGCCCGCGTCTTCCGGTATCAGTGACATGGTCAGCCTTGACAGAGGCCAGAAACTCGACCTGCTTGATGCCATGGACACGCTTGAAGACGATGTGGACTATCTCATCGTGGATACGGGTGCAGGAATCAATGACAACGTCCTCTACTTCAATCTGGCCGTGCAGGAACGCCTTCTGGTGATTACACCGGAACCCACTTCACTGACGGATGCCTACGCGCTTATCAAGGTGCTCAAACTCCAGCATGGCGTTGAACACTTCCGAGTTCTCGTAAATATGGTCAAAGACCGCAAATCGGCAAAGGACGTGTACATCAAACTGCTCAATGCGTGCGACCACTTCCTTGATGGCATATCTCTGGATCTGGTCGGTTTCATTCCCTTTGATCCCAATGTTCGCAACTCGGTAATTGCACAGACCCCGTTCTGCCACAAATTTCCGAAAACTCCGGCAAGCACGGCAGTCAGACAGACCGCCCAGAAAATCAACGCTTGGCAAGTAACAAACAATACTGATGGCAATATTAAATTCTTCTGGAAGAAGCTCCTCTTCCAGGAACAGTCCGTGGCTTGA
- a CDS encoding FliA/WhiG family RNA polymerase sigma factor has product MAILNSSGRSSSSRNSPWLELEKGVKNWDDFSPRDREDIVRFYSPKIRILALRLKSKLPQSVELGELISAGSLGLLDALGKFNPELGIKFETYSENRIKGAMLDELRRMDWFSRGLRQKVKVLEDAQRRIEHETGSPATSEQLQNHTGMSEKEVQQGLEALNNQICLSLDSFHDHLVGHKGLSDDEPFQSTAFQEIVDKVANLIEELTPREKLVISLYYGEELNMKETAEVMDITEGRVSQLHSQALKKLRKTFRDRYESE; this is encoded by the coding sequence ATGGCAATATTAAATTCTTCTGGAAGAAGCTCCTCTTCCAGGAACAGTCCGTGGCTTGAGCTGGAAAAAGGCGTCAAGAACTGGGATGATTTCTCCCCGAGAGACCGGGAAGACATCGTCCGCTTCTACTCGCCCAAAATCCGGATACTCGCCCTGCGACTTAAATCCAAACTGCCTCAAAGTGTTGAACTGGGCGAACTGATAAGCGCAGGCAGCCTCGGACTGCTTGACGCCCTTGGAAAATTCAATCCGGAACTTGGCATCAAGTTCGAAACCTACTCGGAGAATCGCATCAAGGGAGCCATGCTTGATGAACTTCGACGTATGGACTGGTTCTCACGGGGACTCCGGCAGAAAGTAAAGGTTCTGGAAGATGCCCAACGGCGGATAGAACACGAAACCGGCTCTCCGGCCACCTCTGAACAGTTGCAAAACCATACCGGAATGTCGGAAAAAGAAGTTCAGCAAGGATTGGAGGCGCTCAACAATCAAATATGCCTGAGTCTCGACAGTTTTCACGACCACCTTGTCGGGCACAAAGGTCTCTCGGACGATGAGCCTTTTCAGTCTACGGCATTTCAGGAAATTGTTGACAAAGTAGCCAATCTCATTGAGGAATTGACGCCAAGGGAAAAATTGGTCATATCTTTATACTACGGCGAAGAGTTAAACATGAAAGAAACTGCCGAGGTCATGGATATAACCGAAGGCCGAGTTTCTCAACTACACTCCCAGGCCTTGAAAAAATTGAGAAAAACTTTCAGAGATCGCTACGAAAGCGAGTAA
- the lpxC gene encoding UDP-3-O-acyl-N-acetylglucosamine deacetylase, which yields MLQTTIHKSVRCTGIGLHSGKQVELVLRPATEDTGILFSLRNGTGSTFLTPTPSHVVGTGLATVLGDGRESVATVEHLLSAVSGMGIDNIHIEVTGKELPIMDGSAASFVYLLKQAGVRKLNKPRQVMAVSKAVDFEQDGKYIKARPYDGYRVDYTIEFAHPLIGTQRMQLEITPENFSKEIAKARTFGFLKEVDYLHANGLALGGSLDNAVVLDEYGVLNAEGLRFKDEFVRHKLLDFVGDMAVLGASIQGHFEVFASGHAMNNAFLRHLDENRSLYLESKIMPVPETVEDSVPEGLAEPVAATA from the coding sequence ATGCTACAAACTACTATACATAAATCAGTGCGTTGCACGGGAATCGGTCTGCACAGCGGTAAGCAGGTTGAGCTGGTTCTTCGTCCCGCCACTGAGGATACCGGAATTCTGTTTTCTCTTCGTAATGGAACCGGGTCCACCTTCCTTACTCCCACGCCTTCGCATGTTGTCGGCACCGGACTTGCCACCGTTCTTGGTGACGGTCGTGAATCCGTGGCTACGGTTGAACACCTGCTTTCGGCTGTGAGTGGAATGGGTATTGATAATATTCATATCGAAGTGACCGGCAAGGAATTGCCCATTATGGACGGTAGCGCTGCTTCCTTTGTTTACCTGTTGAAACAGGCTGGTGTCCGGAAGTTGAACAAGCCTCGTCAGGTCATGGCTGTAAGCAAGGCCGTTGATTTCGAGCAGGATGGAAAATACATCAAGGCCCGCCCGTATGACGGGTATCGTGTTGATTATACCATCGAATTTGCACATCCGCTTATCGGAACGCAGCGAATGCAACTTGAAATCACGCCTGAGAATTTCAGCAAGGAAATTGCCAAGGCCCGCACATTTGGTTTCCTCAAGGAAGTCGATTATCTGCATGCCAACGGCTTGGCTCTTGGCGGCTCATTGGACAACGCCGTTGTTCTGGATGAATACGGTGTGCTTAACGCGGAAGGGTTGCGTTTCAAGGACGAATTTGTCCGTCACAAGCTGCTTGATTTTGTCGGTGATATGGCTGTGCTTGGCGCTTCCATTCAGGGACACTTTGAAGTGTTTGCTTCCGGTCATGCCATGAATAACGCCTTTTTACGCCACCTTGATGAAAACCGCAGCCTTTATCTTGAGAGCAAGATCATGCCAGTGCCCGAGACTGTCGAGGATTCCGTTCCCGAAGGTCTTGCCGAACCGGTTGCAGCTACTGCTTAA
- the rpmE gene encoding 50S ribosomal protein L31, with product MKNDIHPKTYKAKIRCHCGYEAELLTTKGEELEVEICSNCHPFYTGKQRFVDTAGRIDRFRKKYAQFDKNKAGK from the coding sequence ATGAAAAACGATATTCATCCGAAAACTTACAAGGCCAAGATTCGTTGCCACTGCGGTTACGAGGCTGAACTGCTGACCACCAAGGGCGAAGAGCTTGAGGTTGAAATTTGTTCCAACTGCCATCCGTTCTACACCGGTAAGCAGCGCTTTGTTGACACTGCTGGTCGTATTGACCGCTTCCGCAAGAAGTACGCGCAGTTCGACAAGAACAAAGCTGGCAAGTAG
- a CDS encoding TusE/DsrC/DsvC family sulfur relay protein, with the protein MAVVEFEGSTFEVDEDGFLQKFEDWTPVWVDFVKDSEGIKEITEDHQKVIDFLQDYYKKNGIAPMVRILSKVTGFKLKQIYELFPSGPGKGACKMAGLPKPTGCV; encoded by the coding sequence ATGGCTGTAGTTGAATTTGAAGGTAGCACTTTTGAGGTTGATGAAGACGGTTTCCTGCAGAAGTTTGAAGATTGGACCCCTGTTTGGGTTGACTTCGTGAAAGATTCTGAAGGTATCAAGGAAATCACTGAAGACCACCAGAAAGTCATCGACTTCCTGCAGGACTACTACAAGAAGAACGGCATCGCACCGATGGTCCGTATCCTCTCCAAGGTCACCGGCTTCAAGCTGAAACAGATCTACGAACTGTTCCCCTCCGGACCTGGTAAGGGAGCCTGTAAGATGGCTGGCCTGCCCAAGCCCACCGGCTGCGTCTAG
- a CDS encoding flagellar basal body-associated FliL family protein, giving the protein MVLLVPDDSEDVTEDVSVDASEESGQPKAQLDDSEASRATQKVDLDLDDAPFLEDEDEEEEIIEEEEEETPLLEKPDDKRSFDFKALLTNKVFLIGSGIILILIAIIIILLLREPEAPPPPPPVETVQPEVVPEIVEEDPEILIRLDPFLIEQKDKENQIRFLEARIVVSTTDDGLARQFKQETYAVRNALYYYLKNKDLEFLSDKENSDKLKRELLAIINQYMGFGQFETLLFEQYLVR; this is encoded by the coding sequence ATGGTATTATTAGTCCCGGATGATTCAGAAGATGTAACCGAAGATGTTTCGGTTGACGCTTCCGAAGAGTCCGGGCAGCCCAAAGCTCAGCTGGATGACAGCGAAGCCAGCAGGGCAACACAAAAAGTCGATCTCGACCTTGACGATGCACCGTTCCTTGAAGACGAGGATGAAGAGGAAGAAATAATCGAGGAAGAAGAGGAGGAAACGCCCCTTCTTGAAAAGCCCGATGATAAGCGCTCTTTTGACTTCAAGGCACTGCTGACGAATAAAGTCTTTTTGATCGGTTCCGGCATCATTCTCATACTGATTGCCATCATAATCATTCTCCTGCTTCGAGAACCTGAAGCGCCACCACCTCCGCCGCCAGTGGAAACAGTACAACCGGAAGTTGTCCCTGAAATAGTTGAAGAAGACCCGGAAATTCTTATTCGACTTGATCCGTTCCTGATTGAACAGAAAGACAAGGAAAACCAGATCAGGTTCCTTGAAGCCCGAATCGTCGTCAGCACAACGGATGACGGATTGGCCCGCCAGTTCAAGCAGGAAACATATGCTGTTCGCAACGCGCTCTACTACTATCTGAAAAATAAGGATTTGGAGTTTTTATCCGATAAGGAAAATAGCGACAAACTCAAACGGGAACTTTTGGCCATCATCAACCAATATATGGGGTTTGGCCAATTTGAAACGCTTCTCTTTGAGCAATACCTTGTGAGGTAG